A DNA window from Phaenicophaeus curvirostris isolate KB17595 chromosome 11, BPBGC_Pcur_1.0, whole genome shotgun sequence contains the following coding sequences:
- the UQCRC1 gene encoding cytochrome b-c1 complex subunit 1, mitochondrial, with protein MAASSVCRAGRALLRGPRPSAALWTLTRNRGAATYAQTLQNIPETQVTTLENGLRVASEESNQPTCTVGVWIGVGSRHEDEKNNGAGYFLEHLAFKGTKKRPGAAFEKEVESMGAHLNAYTSREQTAYYIKALSKDMPKAVELLADIVQNCALEESQVEKERGVILQELKEIDSNLTDVAFDYLHATAFQGTALARTVEGTTENIKRLTRADLASYVDTHFKAPRMVLAAAGGISHKELVDVAKQHFSGVPFTYKEDAVPILPPCRFTGSEIRARDDALPVAHIALAVEGPGWANPDNVVLNVANAIIGRYDRTFGGGKNQSSRLAALAVEHNLCHSFQTFNTSYSDTGLFGFHFVSDPLSIDDMLYCAQGEWMRLCTSATESEVKRAKNYLRNAMVAQLDGTTPVCENIGSHLLNYGRRIPLEEWDARIAAVDARMVRDVCSKYIYDKCPAVAAVGPIEQLLDYNRIRSAMYWIRF; from the exons ATGGCGGCGTCCTCCGTGTGCCGGGCGGGGCGAGCGCTGCTGCGGGGCCCGCGGCCCTCG gcAGCTTTATGGACTTTGACAAGGAACCGAGGTGCTGCCACCTATGCCCAGACACTCCAGAATATCCCAGAGACCCAAGTCACCACCCTGGAAAACGGTCTCCGCGTGGCTTCAGAGGAGTCCAATCAGCCCACCTGCACG GTAGGTGTGTGGATCGGGGTTGGGAGCCGCCATGAAGATGAGAAGAACAACGGAGCTGGCTATTTCCTTGAACACCTGGCCTTTAAG GGCACCAAGAAGCGTCCTGGTGCTGCCTTTGAGAAGGAGGTGGAGAGTATGGGTGCTCACCTGAACGCGTACACCTCGCGTGAGCAGACTGCCTATTACATAAAAGCCTTGTCCAAGGACATGCCCAAAG CTGTAGAACTTCTGGCTGACATCGTGCAGAACTGTGCGCTGGAGGAGTCTCAGGTCGAGAAAGAACGCGGCGTCATCCTTCAGGAGTTGAAAGAAATCGACAGCAACCTGACAGATGTTGCCTTTGACTACCTTCATGCCACTGCTTTCCAGGGAACTGCGCTGGCCCGCACTGTCGAGGGGACCACAGAGAACATCAA GCGTCTGACTCGAGCAGATCTAGCTTCGTATGTTGATACTCACTTCAAGGCACCTCGTATGgttctggcagctgctggcG GTATTTCCCACAAAGAGCTGGTAGATGTAGCTAAGCAACACTTCAGTGGTGTGCCTTTTACCTACAAAGAGGATGCTGTGCCTATCCTCCCACCCTGTCGCTTCACAGGGAGCGAG ATCCGTGCCAGAGATGATGCTCTGCCGGTTGCCCATATCGCCCTTGCCGTGGAGGGACCAGGATGGGCTAATCCAGACAACGTTGTCCTCAATGTGGCTAATGCTATCATTGGGCGCTATGACCGCACATTCGGAGGTGGCAAG AATCAGTCCAGCAGGCTGGCCGCGCTTGCTGTGGAGCATAATCTGTGCCACAGTTTCCAGACATTCAACACCTCTTACTCTGATACTGGCCTCTTTGGTTTCCATTTTGTTTCCGATCCTCTGTCCATAGATGATATGCTGTATTGTGCTCAGGGGGAGTG GATGCGTCTGTGCACTAGTGCCACAGAGTCAGAGGTGAAGAGAGCCAAGAACTATCTCCGAAATGCCATGGTGGCTCAGCTGGATG GCACTACCCCAGTGTGTGAGAATATTGGCAGCCATCTCTTGAACTACGGACGCCGTATCCCTCTGGAGGAATGGGATGCCAGGATTGCT GCCGTTGATGCAAGAATGGTGAGAGATGTCTGCAGTAAATACATTTATGACAAATGCCCGGCAGTTGCAGCGGTTG GTCCCATTGAACAGCTCTTGGATTACAACCGCATCCGCAGTGCCATGTACTGGATCCGTTTCTAG
- the SLC26A6 gene encoding solute carrier family 26 member 6, whose translation MAAETALSHRVPHEVLSEAELEEVAQRKPPPERSLCDTLRKARCSASTAKSILFRFLPFLRWLPRYPVKDWLLGDIASGFSVGIMHLPQGLAYALLAGLPPVTGLYSSFYPVFLYFFFGTSRHNSVGPFAVISVMIGSVTDSLLPSENFLEYVNGTNTTVVNEELRDAARVELVATITVLTGIFQVALGLLQFGFVVTYLSDPLVRSYTTAASVHVLISQLKNVFGISLAEYSGPLSLFMTIIEICQKLPQTNVGTLVTAIIAMVAIFIVKELNHKFGAKLPMPIPIELITIIISTGISYGVNLNAKFGISVVGNIPSGLKPPVAPNVTYFGQVVGNAFAIAVVGYAICISLGKIFALKHGYKVDSNQELIALGLCNFLGGFFQCFAISCSMSRSLVQESTGGNSQVAGVIASLVILVTLLKIGELFRDLPKAILSAIIIINLKGMFKQFKDLHTLWKSNRVDLMVWIVTFVATLTLNLDIGLGASVAFGLLTVIFRTQLPHYSILGRISNTDVYKDVTEYQMAQEIPGVKIFRSSTTLYFANVELYSEALKKKSGINVDRLIEKKKKALKKLKKQQKKAEKEKAKRKKHAEDGLNGPGVAVIELSEAKGSEPPKPTLHSLGLPQPDFHAVVLDFSPVSFVDTVSIKILKNIFRDFHEIEVDVFIASCPVPVLTQLERGNFFSSTITKHCFFPSVHDAVVHASRPQRQTSVDLSTRM comes from the exons ATGGCAGCAGAGACGGCACTGAGCCACCGGGTGCCCCACGAGGTGCTGAGCGAGGCTGAGCTGGAGGAGGTGGCACAGAGGAAACCTCCCCCAGAGCGCTCGTTATGTGACACTCTCCGCAAGGCCAG ATGCTCGGCCTCCACCGCCAAGTCCATACTATTCCGGTTCCTGCCCTTCCTGCGCTGGCTGCCCCGCTACCCGGTCAAGGATTGGCTCCTTGGGGACATCGCCTCGGGCTTCAGCGTGGGCATCATGCACCTGCCCCAGG GTCTCGCCTACGCTCTGCTGGCCGGGCTGCCGCCCGTCACCGGTCTCTATTCCTCCTTTTACCCCGTCTTTCTCTACTTCTTCTTCGGGACGTCTAGGCACAACTCCGTGG GCCCCTTTGCCGTCATCTCCGTCATGATTGGGAGCGTGACAGACTCCCTGCTGCCTAGTGAGAACTTCCTGGAGTACGTCAACGGCACCAACACCACGGTAGTCAATGAGGAACTGCGGGATGCTGCCAGGGTGGAGTTGGTGGCCACCATCACTGTCCTGACGGGTATCTTCCAG GTGGCCCTGGGACTCCTGCAGTTTGGCTTTGTGGTGACCTACCTCTCGGACCCGCTGGTGCGCAGCTACACCACCGCTGCCTCTGTGCATGTCCTCATCTCCCAGCTCAAGAATGTCTTTGGGATCTCCTTGGCTGAGTATTCAGGGCCGCTCTCGCTCTTCATG ACCATCATCGAGATCTGCCAGAAACTGCCGCAGACCAATGTGGGCACCCTGGTGACGGCCATCATTGCCATGGTGGCCATATTCATCGTGAAAGAGCTCAACCACAAGTTTGGTGCCAAGCTGCCTATGCCCATCCCCATCGAGCTTATTACG ATCATCATCTCAACCGGCATCTCCTACGGCGTCAACCTGAATGCTAAGTTTGGCATCTCCGTGGTGGGCAACATCCCCAGCGG GTTGAAGCCGCCCGTGGCCCCTAACGTCACCTACTTTGGGCAGGTGGTGGGCAATGCCTTCGCCATCGCCGTGGTGGGTTACGCCATCTGCATCTCCCTGGGCAAGATCTTTGCCCTCAAGCACGGCTACAAAGTAGACAGCAACCAG GAGCTGATCGCGCTGGGTCTCTGCAACTTCCTGGGAGGCTTCTTCCAGTGTTTCGCCATCAGCTGCTCCATGTCGCGGAGCCTGGTACAGGAGAGCACAGGGGGCAACAGCCAG GTAGCAGGTGTCATCGCATCCCTGGTCATCCTGGTGACCCTTCTGAAGATCGGAGAGCTCTTCCGGGACCTGCCCAAG GCCATCTTATCTGctatcatcatcatcaaccTCAAGGGCATGTTCAAACAGTTCAAGGATCTCCACACGCTCTGGAAGTCCAACCGGGTGGACCTG ATGGTCTGGATTGTGACATTCGTGGCCACCCTCACACTGAACTTGGACATCGGCTTGGGGGCCTCGGTGGCCTTTGGGCTGCTCACTGTCATCTTCCGCACCCAGCT CCCCCACTACTCCATCCTGGGGCGCATCTCCAACACTGATGTCTACAAGGACGTGACTGAATACCAGATG GCACAGGAGATTCCTGGTGTGAAGATCTTCCGCTCCTCCACCACCCTCTATTTTGCCAATGTGGAGTTGTACTCTGAGGCCCTGAAGAAAAAG AGTGGCATCAACGTGGACCGCCTGAtcgagaagaagaagaaggccctcaagaagctgaagaaacagcagaagaaagcagagaaggagaaggcaaagaggaaaaag caTGCAGAGGATGGGCTGAATGGACCGGGTGTGGCGGTGATCGAGCTGAGCGAGGCGAAGGGCAGCGAGCCCCCCAAGCCCACCCTgcacagcctggggctgccTCAGCCTGACTTCCATGCCGTCGTCTTGGACTTCAGCCCCGTCAGCTTTGTGGACACCGTCTCCATCAAGATCCTGAAGAAT ATCTTCAGGGACTTCCATGAGATAGAAGTGGACGTCTTCATTGCCAGCTGCCCCG TGCCTGTCCTTACCCAGCTGGAGCGGGGCAATTTCTTCAGCTCAACAATCACCAAGCACTGCTTCTTCCCCTCGGTGCATGACGCTGTGGTCCACGCCAGCAGGCCGCAGCGCCAGACCTCG GTGGACCTCAGCACCAGAATGTAG